In a single window of the Desulfovibrio mangrovi genome:
- a CDS encoding ArsR/SmtB family transcription factor has product MSELNPVCQSFCEHTDAIEDVRKAMADDVHITALAELFKMLGDGTRVRMLLALARRELCVCDLTAIIGMSQSAVSHQLRYLRTAKLVRYRKEGKNVFYSLDDDHVTGLLMQGLEHIRE; this is encoded by the coding sequence TTGTCTGAATTGAATCCGGTCTGCCAGAGCTTCTGCGAGCATACCGACGCCATTGAAGATGTCCGTAAGGCCATGGCTGACGATGTTCACATCACCGCGCTTGCCGAGCTTTTCAAAATGCTCGGTGACGGAACCCGTGTACGTATGCTGCTGGCCCTTGCGCGGCGGGAGCTGTGCGTGTGCGACCTGACGGCCATTATCGGCATGTCCCAGTCTGCGGTGTCCCACCAGTTGCGCTATCTGCGCACCGCCAAACTTGTCCGGTACCGCAAGGAGGGCAAGAACGTCTTTTATTCCTTGGACGATGACCATGTTACCGGTCTGCTCATGCAGGGGCTTGAGCATATCCGCGAGTAA